In Poecile atricapillus isolate bPoeAtr1 chromosome 1, bPoeAtr1.hap1, whole genome shotgun sequence, the sequence TTGACTGCCTAAATTGGCTTTTGGTGTTTGCCAGGGTGCAAATTGTAAATTTAATTTGTaaatgaaaagaatgaaaattccTAGTTTTGGTAGAAGGTTGGCCTGATTGAACCTtcaaaaaaaatatctcaatGCATGGGgtcaaacacagcacaagaagCTACCTCTGCACAAATGCATTTTAGGAATTGTGCTGGTAATTCTGACATTATTTGATGCCCTCTGCTCATATCTCACTCAGCAGGAGACTCTGCCCAAACAGAACAGATTAAAATGGGAAATGGACCCATCCAGTGCAGGGGAAACTCTTTAATCCTGGATATCTTCCATGGGTTTTCAGATCACTGCATTCCCTCTTGATGTGGATTGGAAAGGTTTGAGATAGCAACAGATTTGATTTTTATGGTTTGAGATAATGACAGATCTGATTTTTATCTCAAATTTTGCCAGCCCAAGCAGTCTGAGGGGTTTTGTGCTGCAGTGAAGGCTGAGTGGGAGAGGTGGTCaggccagagcagcagaggacaCCCCAGAGAGCCCTGGGGTGTgcaggggggaaaatggggtgaGGGAAGGGGTCACAAATAGAGAGAGATGAGACTTTAAACCAACAAATCCACATTTGCTGCACTGCAGAAATATTCTGTCTTTTGATCTTGTAGGTGGTTTTGGTGAGACAATTTTTATTCTTCCACTACTTGCCAATCACTTTGCTGGAAAACACGGTGTTCAGCAAACCTGAAAATATCCCCCGCCCCCTTGGGATGTCAAGTTCCTTCAGCTGCAATTCCGAGATCTCAGGATGGTTTCAGGGAACAAACAGCAATTTCCTCATTGTCTCACCCAAAGGTGATACAGATGTTTGAAATCTCGGTGCCTACTGCACAGATCAGGAGCACTAAACATTTCATCTTGATTTCTCTTCAGTACCACCTCCTTCCTGGAAAATTTGGAAGCCTTGCATTTACCACTTCAAATTCCCTGCCAAGTTcctttcaatttcttttcatttttttattttttttttttattttttccctgctccatttTTGTCTCACACGTTTATTATATGGTGACAAATGCAGTTTTCTTCTGACACCACATAATAGATGTgtgaaacacacacacacacgttcTAGTAAGAGACTGCTCTTTATTTCCTGGCTCCAGTTGCAAAACATGAGTCAGGGCTGGAAAGGTTGTGCCTCTGTCAGAGCTGTGGAATCCACGTGCTCAAACTTTCCTGGGTTTTGCTGCAGTCGTGGGGAAAAATGGCAAATCTCATTCTTATATTTCTATAATGGGTGTTTTCTCCTCCCCCAAGCACATCAAATCTTCATTTTATAATTCCCATTCCCTTGTGTTGATTATATTTGCTTATTTCAGGCATTGATGCTgttattaacagaaaaaaaaaccacctccaGCTTCTAAAACACAGATAAAAGTACCCTCCTGTAATTCTGGCTTTAATACAAAAGAGAAACATTATTTTAGTGCTGCATttgctgatgatttttttttctctgcaccAAATGatttctgctgttctgctgcATAATTGCAGGTAACAACCACCCAGCATCTCCACAAGACTCCGGTGACACAACATTCCTTGTTTATCCATCCCAGCTTCCAGCGTTCTGCGCGCTTCTGTGGGGGCCCCAGTGAAATACAAAATCAGACAAGAGCTTTTGTGAGCTAAAGTGGAACAAGCCCCATGTTACAAGttaaaaaccaaagaaaacgatcaggcaaaaaaaaggaaaaaaaaaaaaaaaaagagagagaactGAACACTTCATCACTTCCTACTGGATACTGGATCCAGCCTTGGAatgccacagggctggcagttGTTCTGCAGATACCCATGGGTGATTGGAAGCAGCAGGACCATGGTGCTTCCACGTTAATCACCAACAGAGTTTCgcactgaatatttttttttttccccccctaagCAATTTTATCCCACAAGTTCCCTGTGgttgagctgctcctgcaatAGAATGACAAATAACGGGGTGACATGCTGtgaaaaatttagaaaatgagAGATGCTATCCCATTTTCCAAACAGAGCAGAAACAACACTAATTCTGTTAGGCAAGATGGAACAGATAATTAAACTGGGcatgcttttaattttgaagCTCACCAGAGAACGGACGCCTTTTTCAAATGTAACGACTGTGGAAGTGATTCCTTTAAAACGAAGCAAAAGCACTGATTTtccttgctaaaattaaagCATTTACCTTATACAAAGTATAAGAAATGTTACCTGTTGCCTCCACCATTCCTTCTAGGATTACAACAATTTCTAGCTCCTCTTTGGGCAACTGGGCTTTGGATATCTCCCAGAAAGGACTCTGCTGGTTAATCTCATGGCTGATGATCAGTGGTGAAACCAAAAAGAGACGATCATCCCCTGTGTAATAACCTACGTTGATATCTGTCTGGTTGAGTGGTATAAATTCCCCCTCCTTTGTCTGTTTGGATTTGATCAACTTGGCTCGTATTGATGCCTCTACAATGTGTGAATTCCTAAGGTCTCCTACTCGGAACATCAGACACAGCTTTCCATCCCGCATGGAAATGACTGCGTTTGTAGAAAAAACCAAGGTTTCTGCCCTCTTCTTGGGTTGGGATATTTTCACAAACATGCAGCCAACCATGAAGGCGTTGACGATAGAACCTAGGACAGACTGCACTAAAAGCAGGATAATTCCCTCGGGACACTTGTCCGTGATGACCCGGTAACCGTACCCAATGGTGGTTTCGGTCTCGATTGAGAATAAAAAGGCTGAGACAAACCCATTGAGGTTGCTGACGCAGGGGGTCCACGTGCTGTCCCCTATGTGATCCATGTCCCCTCGCATGTAGGCAATGAGCCACCAGATCATGCCGAAGAAGAGCCAGGTCACCGTGTAAACCATGACAAAGATCAACAGGTTGAACCTCCACTTGAGATCCACCAGGGTGGTGAAGATGTCAGTCAAGTACCGGTAAGTCTCTCTGACATTCCCGTGGTGGACGTTGCATTTCCCATCTTTCCGAACGTACCTCTGGATTTTTCTCTTGGCACATTCTTTGCTGATGTTTTTTGGCAGATCCTCTCTCGCTTGTTTGGGCAACTTTGGTTGGTGGATAGTGACAGGGCTCTCGATGTCCTGCTCCATTGAGTCTTCTTCCAGGACGTTGGCTgccatggaaaacaaaaaaaaaaaccaaggaaaagTCATTATTCCTCTTATTATTGCTCTAAGTCAATACACAACCTTCTCCTGTGTTAATCAATAAAATGATCATACTTGTTGTTTGCTaacacaaaaatcacagaatgccAAGCACCCTCATTTTATTgctacaaagaaataaaatgaaagcaaactCTCGTTCCTTATCAGGTCATCCTATCCACACCCATATTTAAATTCCACAAGATGGATTTAAACAGATATTCCTTCCCTCCTCGCCCCTTTGCAGTTTAAtgaatgaaatttttttatGCACCAAAAAAGATCTTACGGAGATAAAAGACATAAATGAGGGAATAGATTCACTTGGGGGTGAGCAGAGAAAATGAGCTATTGTTATAAgctattttttcccatcaaTTGCACTGCTGTGGGGAAAGTATTACATAAGTACAAGgaggttgttttttctttaaaaaaaagccaacagtTTTTAGAAAGAACCAATCCTCCTCTTGTTGAAGGAAAGTTGTAATATCTATCAAGAGCAATTCAAGCACACTTCCACAGAAAATCAATATCTTGCTGGTAATGAGGCAGGGAATTGTGTGTCCTTCTCCCAGCAACGTACAACCCATGGTACTTCAGATTTCATTTGAATTCACTGTGCCTGTGGCCTTTAATTCAAGTGTACCTTGTCCTCTAATGATCTgggcctttttattttttttttgttagtttccCAGCCTTTGAAGATAAATAGCTTTATTATGGTTGTGTGCCATAGATAAAAAGAGTGTACTGAGGAGGAGAGTGGTTTAATCGAATGTGTTTTGCATGGAGGACATGGTGAGGTCTGGGGTAATTGTTGTTTTCAACTGaaatctttctgttttctgggtCTTCTTCCTGCAGGAATTTCAGCTCTTGAATTCCTAattctttctctctgctgtcATTCTTCTGCCATACTGTAAAGGGAAAAGTCTTCTGGTGGGTCTCTCCAGGCGCTTGACTCTGaatacagaattacagaatggtttg encodes:
- the KCNJ6 gene encoding G protein-activated inward rectifier potassium channel 2, which gives rise to MAANVLEEDSMEQDIESPVTIHQPKLPKQAREDLPKNISKECAKRKIQRYVRKDGKCNVHHGNVRETYRYLTDIFTTLVDLKWRFNLLIFVMVYTVTWLFFGMIWWLIAYMRGDMDHIGDSTWTPCVSNLNGFVSAFLFSIETETTIGYGYRVITDKCPEGIILLLVQSVLGSIVNAFMVGCMFVKISQPKKRAETLVFSTNAVISMRDGKLCLMFRVGDLRNSHIVEASIRAKLIKSKQTKEGEFIPLNQTDINVGYYTGDDRLFLVSPLIISHEINQQSPFWEISKAQLPKEELEIVVILEGMVEATGMTCQARSSYITSEILWGYRFTPVLTLEDGFYEVDYNSFHETYETNTPVYSAKELAEMASRAELPLTWSVSSKLDQHAELETEEEEKNQEDQNERNGDVANLENESKV